A single region of the Euwallacea similis isolate ESF13 chromosome 22, ESF131.1, whole genome shotgun sequence genome encodes:
- the vir-1 gene encoding uncharacterized protein vir-1, which produces MWYKSVIVLVGFMVALCAGLPASVKEDVELVSTTNVYGDKPIVDTGLFGGWENPFGDDPFGSLSSNLEGILDRMRQQIASLLNLFPASNSTEAISPFPAGLETPLFPGLAGIDLSKGNSSSVTKVIDGRTVVINETEYKNEDDFGGTFFKVRIIDVKPESSEATTEKEAESATAKDREEVANSMENEILKSKETEATNTANVSQNSSNDQFANLETFDEVASFEPSNNPPSVEHENRSSASPNEEAPEWSFVEGVDTVDSNDIEEEKQSTVDLSRDVYVNEILAREGAPTNPNAEVFVVENIQKPNPSR; this is translated from the exons ATGTGGTACAAATCTGTGATAGTTTTGGTTGGATTTATGGTGGCGCTTTGTGCAGGACTACCCG CAAGCGTTAAAGAGGACGTAGAGCTGGTGTCCACGACGAACGTCTATGGGGACAAGCCCATCGTTGACACCGGACTTTTCGGAGGATGGGAAAATCCTTTCGGAGATGACCCCTTTGGGAGCCTCTCCAGCAATTTGGAAG GTATCCTGGACCGCATGAGGCAGCAAATAGCTTCACTTTTGAACCTATTCCCCGCCAGTAACTCTACAGAGGCCATTTCCCCTTTCCCCGCAGGGCTGGAGACCCCATTGTTCCCAGGACTAGCAGGAATTGACCTCTCTAAAGGCAACAGCTCTTCCGTGACCAAG GTCATCGACGGTCGCACTGTAGTCATCAACGAAACCGagtataaaaatgaagatgaCTTTGGGGGAACCTTCTTTAAAGTGCGAATCATCGACGTGAAGCCGGAGTCCAGTGAAGCTACGACTGAGAAGGAAGCTGAATCAGCTACAGCGAAGGACAGAGAAGAAGTGGCCAACAGCATGGAGAACGAGATTCTGAAGTCCAAAGAG ACTGAGGCCACGAACACCGCCAACGTTTCTCAAAACTCCTCAAACGACCAATTTGCCAATCTTGAAACCTTCGACGAAGTAGCCTCGTTTGAACCCTCTAATAATCCTCCGAGTGTAGAGCACGAAAACCGATCTTCCGCATCTCCCAACGAAGAGGCTCCGGAATGGAGCTTTGTTGAAGGTGTGGACACTGTGGACTCCAACGATATTGAAGAAGAGAAACAGAGTACTGTTGATTTGAGCAGGGATGTTTATGTGAATGAAATTTTGGCCAGGGAGGGGGCTCCAACTAATCCGAATGCTGAGGTTTTTGTAGTGGAAAATATCCAGAAACCGAACCCTTcgaggtaa
- the LOC136416304 gene encoding uncharacterized protein — MFFLAILLVLASIVYYGFNSKKKTFNYWRKKGILQLDDQHLLYGDSKEFLTHQKQSGEVCEEMYYKFKKMGGQHGGYYVMDRPQWLLIHPSIIRLIMTKDFQHFSAHNPILSDTLLFKNMFHMDGEPWKDIRRKLSPTFTSGKMKMMFDMLLQKTQGLSALMATTTKNGESHEMKALLARFTTDVIGTCGFGIECDSLNNENSEFFQHGQELFKRFATSSSIYKTVLMMLGLIKRRNFDVSDIEEFFRQVVNKTVGYREKNKVVRKDFLHLMIQLKNKGSITDIMNEKDIFQTSGEGGLSMEEIAGQCLLFFTAGFETSSTTMSFALLELAQNQDVQTKLREEIREVLKRHDGNLTYEALQEMTYCENVMQETLRKYPPLAILTRLCTKNYKIPDTDITIEKGTMVSIPILALQNDPEYFPNPQKFMPERFNAQNKGQITEYSYMPFGEGPRQCLGLRFGVMQTKAGLATLINRFNFTLNKKCSYPPKFSPTSPILSVDGGIWLDTKEVLHIRIASDGENMISIAFLLVFAAIVYYGIKTRRKNFDYWKERGVPQLNDQHFLYGDMKEFLTNQKTNAEMHEKLYYEFKKRGFKYGGYYINTNHQWLVVSPSLIRLITTKDFLHFSTHHPKIADTLLFRNIFHMDGEPWKDIRRKLSPTFTSGKMKMMFDMLLTKTQGLAELIENATKNGESHEMKTLMARFTTDVIGTCGFGIECDSLNDEKSEFFQKGQAIFQRVSTSASLLTRLINTFTTKKRLPFNLTDIEDFFRHIVKETVDYREKNKIVRKDFLHLMIHLKNQGTISDIMTDKDVFQSNGQAGGLSMEEIVGQCLLFFTAGFETSSTTMSFALLELARNQDIQAKLRDEIRDVLKKHDGVLTYDALQEMPYCENVLQETLRKYPPLPHLPRLCTRDYNVPNSNVTIEKGTSVYIPILALQNDPEYFPNPDQFNPERFNDKNKSKIVEYTYMPFGEGPRQCLGLRFGIMQSKVGLVTLINKFNFTLNEKCSYPPKFIPRAPILTAVGGIWLDAKEVP, encoded by the exons ATGTTTTTCTTAGCAATTTTACTGGTTTTGGCCAGTATCGTCTACTATGGCTTCAATTCCAAAAAGAAGACATTCAATTACTGGAGGAAGAAGGGAATTCTTCAGCTGGATGATCAGCACCTGCTTTACGGCGACTCGAAGGAGTTCTTAACGCACCAGAAGCAAAGCGGGGAAGTATGTGAAGAaatgtattataaatttaagaaaatgggAGGTCAGCATGGAG GTTATTACGTGATGGACCGTCCTCAGTGGTTACTAATTCACCCTTCAATTATCAGACTAATCATGACTAAAGACTTCCAGCACTTCTCTGCTCACAACCCGATACTATCCGACACCCTCCTATTCAAGAACATGTTCCACATGGACGGAGAACCATGGAAGGACATTCGCAGGAAGCTCTCCCCCACTTTCACCTCAG GAAAAATGAAGATGATGTTTGATATGTTACTGCAAAAAACCCAGGGGTTGTCTGCCTTAATGGCAACCACCACTAAAAATGGAGAAAGTCATGAAATGAAGGCACTTTTAGCCCGATTCACGACGGATGTTATTG GCACCTGCGGTTTTGGAATTGAATGTGATTCCTTGAACAACGAGAATTCAGAGTTCTTCCAACATGGGCAGGAATTGTTCAAACGGTTCGCGACAAGTTCCAGTATCTATAAAACCGTCTTAATGATGCTTGGACTAATCAAACGAcgaaattttgatgtttctgATATTGAAGAGTTCTTCAG GCAGGTAGTAAACAAAACTGTGGGCTACAGGGAAAAGAACAAAGTTGTCAGGAAGGATTTCCTGCACCTGATGATTCAGCTGAAAAACAAAGGATCTATCACTGATATCATGAATGAGAAGGATATTTTTCAAACCAGTGGTGAAG GAGGATTGTCCATGGAGGAAATAGCAGGCCAGTGCCTCCTGTTTTTCACCGCGGGCTTTGAAACCTCATCAACGACCATGTCTTTCGCCCTTTTGGAGCTAGCCCAGAACCAAGATGTTCAAACGAAGCTCAGAGAGGAGATTCGTGAGGTTCTCAAAAGACACGATGGAAATTTAACGTACGAAGCTTTACAAGAGATGACTTATTGTGAAAACGTAATGCAAG AGACTCTCAGGAAATACCCGCCCTTGGCAATCCTCACAAGGCTCTGCACAAAGAACTACAAAATCCCCGACACCGACATTACAATTGAAAAAGGGACGATGGTTAGCATACCCATTCTAGCCCTCCAAAATGATCCGGAATATTTCCCGAATCCGCAGAAATTCATGCCTGAAAGGTTTAATGCTCAGAATAAGGGTCAGATTACCGAGTATTCATATATGCCATTTGGTGAAGGGCCCAGGCAGTGTTTAG GGTTGCGATTTGGTGTTATGCAAACTAAAGCTGGACTTGCCACTCTCATCAACCGATTCAACTTTACACTAAACAAAAAGTGTTCGTATCCACCGAAATTCTCCCCCACTTCCCCTATTTTGAGCGTTGACGGGGGCATCTGGTTGGACACCAAGGAAGTACTA CATATCAGGATTGCAAGTGATGGTGAAAACATGATTTCCATTGCTTTCTTACTAGTATTTGCTGCAATTGTGTACTATGGAATCAAGACCAGGAGGAAGAACTTCGACTACTGGAAAGAACGAGGGGTACCCCAACTGAATGATCAGCATTTCCTTTATGGGGACATGAAGGAGTTCCTTACTAACCAGAAGACCAATGCGGAAATGCATGAGAAGCTTTACTACGAGTTTAAGAAAAGGGGGTTTAAGTATGGAG GATATTACATAAATACCAACCACCAATGGTTGGTAGTAAGTCCTTCCCTCATACGACTGATAACAACCAAAGATTTCCTGCATTTCTCAACTCATCACCCCAAAATCGCAGACACTCTCCTGTTCCGAAACATATTTCATATGGATGGAGAACCCTGGAAAGACATTCGCAGGAAGCTTTCCCCCACTTTCACCTCAG GAAAAATGAAGATGATGTTTGACATGCTTCTGACGAAAACCCAGGGCCTCGCTGAGTTGATAGAGAATGCCACTAAGAATGGGGAAAGTCATGAGATGAAAACGCTTATGGCTAGATTTACTACAGATGTTATAG GTACTTGTGGTTTTGGTATCGAATGTGACTCTTTGAACGACGAaaaatcggaatttttccaaaagggCCAGGCCATATTCCAAAGGGTGTCTACGTCCGCAAGTTTACTTACAAGGCTGATAAATACTTTTACCACGAAGAAAAGGCTCCCTTTCAATCTAACTGATATAGAGGACTTCTTTAG GCATATAGTCAAAGAAACTGTGGActatagagaaaaaaataaaatcgttaGGAAGGACTTTCTTCATTTGATGATCCATCTAAAGAACCAGGGCACCATCAGCGACATCATGACTGACAAGGATGTTTTCCAGAGCAATGGGCAAGCAG GGGGCCTCTCCATGGAAGAAATCGTAGGCCAATGCCTCTTGTTCTTCACTGCAGGTTTTGAAACATCCTCAACCACCATGTCTTTTGCCCTTTTGGAATTAGCCCGAAACCAGGACATTCAGGCAAAGCTTAGAGATGAAATAAGAGACGTCCTGAAGAAACACGATGGAGTCTTAACCTACGACGCGTTACAGGAAATGCCCTATTGTGAAAACGTACTGCAAG AAACGCTCAGAAAGTACCCCCCCCTGCCACACCTGCCCAGGTTGTGTACCAGAGACTATAACGTTCCCAATAGTAACGTCACGATTGAAAAAGGGACTTCTGTGTATATTCCAATTCTGGCTCTGCAGAACGATCCAGAATATTTCCCTAATCCAGATCAGTTCAATCCAGAGAGGTTTAACGACAAAAATAAGAGCAAAATTGTGGAATATACGTACATGCCTTTCGGAGAGGGGCCCCGGCAATGCTTAG GTTTGCGGTTTGGTATAATGCAAAGCAAAGTTGGACTGGTCACTCTAATCAACAAATTCAACTTTacgttaaatgaaaaatgcagCTATCCCCCGAAATTCATCCCCAGGGCCCCGATTTTGACCGCGGTCGGGGGGATCTGGCTGGATGCCAAGGAAGTACCATAA